Proteins co-encoded in one Pirellulales bacterium genomic window:
- the lpdA gene encoding dihydrolipoyl dehydrogenase, with translation MPHHDLIVIGGGPGGYVAAIRAAQLGLNVACVEKEPQLGGTCLRIGCIPSKALLESSEKFYEVQHSYAAHGIKTSGVELDLPAMLARKTKVVDTLTKGIEGLLKKNKITRYTGTGRFAGPGKILVDSPQPISSADTTEAKSTELTAPKIIIATGSKSATLPGIELDGNYVGTSSEALSYDRVPGRLIVIGGGYIGMELGSVWLRLGSKVTVLEYLDRILPGSDAEIASEAYGIFAKQGFDFRLKTKVLSARADGDGAIVQAEGTEPLRADRVLVAVGRVPYTEHLGLETIGLTVDKKGKIPVDRHYATSVPGVYAIGDVIDGPMLAHKAEEEGVAVAEYLVTGHSHVNYDVIPAVIFTDPEIASVGQTEEQLQAANIPYKKGKFPFRANGRAISLGLTTGWVKVLAHQATDRVLGVHIIGPRAGDLIAEAGAAMSFGASSEDIARTCHAHPTLPETLKEAAWATFAKAIHM, from the coding sequence ATGCCACACCACGATTTGATTGTCATTGGCGGCGGTCCCGGCGGTTATGTCGCCGCCATCCGCGCCGCCCAACTAGGCCTGAATGTCGCCTGCGTCGAAAAAGAACCGCAACTTGGCGGCACCTGCCTGCGGATCGGCTGCATCCCGTCCAAGGCGCTGCTGGAATCCAGCGAAAAATTTTATGAGGTCCAACATTCCTACGCCGCGCATGGCATCAAAACCAGCGGGGTCGAGCTGGACCTGCCCGCGATGTTAGCGCGCAAGACCAAGGTCGTTGACACGCTGACCAAGGGGATCGAGGGCCTGCTAAAAAAGAACAAAATCACCCGCTACACCGGCACGGGACGCTTTGCCGGTCCGGGAAAAATCCTCGTTGATTCCCCCCAGCCCATTTCGTCAGCCGACACAACCGAAGCAAAATCCACCGAACTCACCGCCCCCAAAATCATCATCGCCACCGGTAGCAAGTCCGCCACCTTGCCCGGTATCGAGTTGGACGGCAACTACGTCGGCACCAGCAGCGAAGCGCTCTCGTATGACCGCGTCCCCGGTCGCCTTATCGTCATTGGCGGCGGGTACATCGGCATGGAACTAGGCTCTGTCTGGCTGCGCCTGGGCAGCAAAGTGACCGTACTGGAATATTTAGACCGCATCCTGCCCGGCAGCGATGCCGAAATTGCCAGCGAGGCCTACGGCATTTTCGCCAAACAAGGATTTGATTTTCGCCTCAAAACCAAAGTTCTTTCGGCCCGCGCGGATGGCGACGGCGCGATCGTCCAGGCCGAGGGAACCGAACCATTGCGGGCCGACCGCGTCCTGGTCGCCGTGGGACGCGTCCCCTATACCGAACACCTGGGCCTAGAAACCATCGGCCTGACCGTGGACAAAAAAGGCAAAATTCCCGTCGATCGGCACTATGCCACCAGCGTGCCCGGCGTCTATGCCATCGGCGATGTCATCGACGGTCCCATGTTGGCCCACAAAGCCGAGGAGGAAGGAGTGGCCGTGGCCGAATATTTGGTCACTGGCCACAGCCATGTCAATTATGACGTCATTCCGGCGGTGATTTTTACCGATCCCGAAATCGCCAGCGTCGGCCAGACCGAGGAACAACTGCAAGCCGCCAATATCCCCTACAAAAAGGGAAAATTCCCCTTCCGCGCCAATGGCCGGGCGATCTCCCTGGGCCTGACCACGGGCTGGGTCAAGGTCCTCGCCCACCAGGCCACCGACCGCGTGCTGGGCGTGCATATCATCGGCCCGCGGGCGGGGGACCTCATTGCGGAGGCGGGGGCGGCGATGAGCTTTGGGGCCAGCAGCGAGGACATCGCCCGCACCTGCCACGCGCATCCGACGCTGCCAGAAACCCTCAAGGAAGCGGCCTGGGCGACCTTTGCCAAGGCGATACATATGTAG